One Lasioglossum baleicum unplaced genomic scaffold, iyLasBale1 scaffold1664, whole genome shotgun sequence genomic window, CTATCAATTATGAAAATAATACCATGACAATCTTTATAATAATGTTCCCATAACGACCTATGACGATCATGGCCTGACATATCGAATGCCGTGAAACTAACATTTTTAActgaaaaaagagaaatatgtATTAGTTCTTAACATCGCTCTACCTATTACTAATATTTCATGACGAATAGTTGTTACAAGTAGTGTGAAATGACGAgacataattaatatatatatatatatgaataacaAGTATATTCGGtagataatatatttaatactttGAATTTCGGGAAGcgttatttgtttccgtttttTCTCTTCTCTACGTTAAAACGAATGAGAATCACTGGAAGTAAACACGACAAACGTATTACGATACATTTGCGCGGTAGCGTTTAAAAGTAATgatcaaatatttttacataaatcgttgaaaaatatgGAAGAAGAGAATATCGTAGAAAAACTTAATAATAATGGAGAAAATTCAGAGAAGCGTGAAGGTAAGTTCGTTTAAGTCAAGCTAACCCTACAATATCGGCGATGAAGATAATGCCAAGTATTATTCTGTTTTAGAATCTACATGTGAACTGAAACAGCGATTGAGGGAACAAATACTTCGATTAAAGTCAATAATTTTACAAATGGAATGGAGTTTGGATATGTTAAAATTTGGAAACACTAAATGTGTTTCTTCTTCAAAGATTAAGAGCGATCCAAATATGCAAATTTCAGATGTCAACGTACAATTGGAGGCTGAATTATATAGATACTCCGGTCTTTATTGCGTCAAATTTTCGGAAGAAGaatgtatatttaatttttcaccCTCTTATAAATATGATAAACGAAATATTTTTGCGGTACAAATTTTAAGCAACCAAAACAAAGGAACTTTAGGGAAATGGTTAATGCCAATGGGAATTGATTTAAATGATATTGTATCTGAATGTCCTCTTACTGATTTGAAAGACACACCCAATTTTTAAGCAATACGTAAATGCTTATTTTGTACGACAGGAACAGTATACTACTCTGATGGTAGGTcttcttattaatttctttttctatgAAACGGAAAGATTACAAAATatgatattaaatatatattttaatttttagaatattaTTTCTCGTACAAAATATTGTGATTTACAAACTAATGTAGGATATACACAAATTATTTTAGAACTGTTGGGAGTACACGTTAAAAAGACTgattcaaaatataaatattattatatatctcTTCTACAATATTAACGCAGCTAGGCcaaaataaaattaaggtaGAATCACTAACACAGGATGAATTAGACGACAATACAAGAAACCTTCTAGAAAAATCTTTAATGTGTTTTAAAAAGCTTCAATTGCAAACAGCATTTGAGAAAATGTTGAATATGAAAGCTTTTACATGGACTAAAGAAGATAATGATAAAGATAGCCCATTGGAAATTAGTGTACGTTGAATTCTTAACTATttgaaacaaaatattgttctaaattttactaaaaaacgttatttttattttcagaatttAAAGCATTCAAACGACAATGAAGGAtatttaaattgatttttcattGGTACACAAATTGCGTAAATCCCGGAGAAGCAGAACAAAAGTGAAGAAGAAACAGGAAGTAAAAAAACAAGAATAAGTTCATTGATAATTCAAATACAAGTGAATACAATAAACAAGCTATTTCTCCTAACAATGAAAAGCAGGATTTGCAGATTCTTAAAGAACAATCTGTAAGCAAGCAAAATATTGATATTATGAATTCTACACCAAACGTAAATGATTATAAACGAaagaaattaaaacaaattaaattaaaatttcatttaaatgatTCAGAATCACAAATTAGTATTAATGCTACGTCTTCTGATGACAcagcatttaaaaagaaagaaacaagtCAACAGATAGACAAACCAATTTACCAGTACTCCAGTACAACAAAGTGAACATctctttaatttcattgatgatATCAGTGATATTACAGTAGGTCAAAATAATTCAGATGATGgaagaaaaaaataattccaaagatcaGATCCAGAATCATGTTTCAGAGAAACGGTtgcgaaagaaaagaaaatcttCTACTCTGTCAAAAGCCCAGAGTTCAAAAACTTTAGTCCATAAAAGAATAAGGAagcttaaaaaataaatatagcgTAACTATTTGATGGTGGATTTTTTGACAGAATTTTGCACATTATTTATACCTACTataatacatacacacatatatatatatttttctttttttttttttttgtttaaaaataaataatatttgtaacGTAATATATTTGTTTTGTTTATTCGTGTTAACGTCAATTGGTGCTCGGACAGATCAGCGAGTGCAAgtaatataatacaaatacgGCTTTAAAGCGCGTCAATTTAACATCGAATGTCGTTCACTCGTCATTGTTTAACttacatgaaaaattttttcaacattaTACCCGACAGTGGGCACTATGTCTATGCAACGGTCATCCTCGCGTTTGAAATTATTTATGACCGTCGACTTACCACTATTGTTAAGGCCCACTACTAAAACGTTTACTTCCTTTTTCCTAAGACCTAAAAGATTCGCTAAACGGTCAAATAGCCCCATTCTCTGAGTTCTCTTGAAGGTTTGTTACTGGTTTATCGAATATCAATAGTCAACGCTGTAATATGGACTGCTGAGaaggaaataaattcgaaaatgaaagaTGTACATAATCGTTACTTTCACAATATTTATACTTGATTTATTAATACAAATAGCATAATTCCTACTATCTCCATAATTTGGATAAAAGTTGTAGAAATAGTGGTATTTCTAATGTAATTACGGAGTAATTTCGTTTCcagtatagaaattttatactcTTCCACTAGGTTGAGAATCACTAACAAAGCGCATGCTTTTGTGTTTTCCGCAATTACTGTCGGAAATGAATACGGAATTAAATCTGTATAAATAGTTTTAAATGAATAATTGTTCTACCAATTTGTTCTAAATTTTATCAGTTAAACAAAAAGGATAAAAAAAATGGTAAGTTCGAAGAAACGGAAATATATCGAAtgttaaaattaaatgtttaattaGGTTATTTACATCTTACGTATGTGATCACTTTAATTTTCAGCCGAAGGGAAAGACAAAAAAGTTCATTGATAAGAAGAATTCGGTAACATTTCATTTAGTTCATCGATCACAAAAAGATCCATTAATTGCCGATGAAACAGCTCCGCAACGCGTACTTGTACCTGTTGGAGATGCACAAGCATCTAAACTCGAGCGAAGAAAGTTGGATGATAATAAACGGAAAAAGGAGCAACAAAAATATGGCATATATTTCGACGACGATTATGATTATTTACAACACCTTAAAGATGTTAATTCTTTAACAGCAGAATGGGAACGCGTAGATTGTACCAATTCTTCAAAGTCAAATGATCAAACAAATGCACCTAAAATTAATTTACCATCCTCTGTATTTGCTTCTAATGTGGAAGAAAAAGTTGGACTTTTGAATAAAGCAGCTCCAGTTTCAGGGTTACAATTAGATTTAGATCCAGACATAGTTGCTGCTATGGATGATGACTTTGATTACGATGATCCGGAAAACGAATTGGAAGATAATTTTATGGAATTAGCTAATAAAGGCAATAGCGATAGTGATGTTATACCAGAAGAATATGgtatgtatttataaaaatacatcgAGCATATGAAGCGactgatttatattttaaaaatataatccgAATATATTAGAACAAATGTCTGATGTTTCATCCGAGGGAAACATGGGATTGTCCGATGAAGAGCAGGACGAAGTGTGCAGTTTAAATGGACCGCAATATACTTTTAGAGAAGAAGAAATGAAATCCCATTTTACAGAATATTCAATGAGCAGCAGTGTAATAAGAAGAAACGAACAACTAACGCTTCTCGATGACAAATTTGAAAAAGTAAGTTATTCTTCCATGGTATATGCCTTTGCACGATAAGTATACACTATTACTTCTATAGATGTATGCAGCATATAACGAAAATGAAATTGGTGCATTAGATTGTGACGATATCGAAGGATATATCGCACCAAACTCAGATTTAGTTCTTCAATGtgcagaagaatttaaggaacaACAGAATGAAGACGTAAGTAGATAATATACGagtataaaaaaatagaaagacTTACACGTTATTTCATTTTGGTAGACTGACAATGTTGCACAGTTAATGAAAGACagaatgaaaattttggaaaaagagTATCCCAGTTCTGAAGATGAAAATAGTTTAGAAGATCTTATTGTTGATGCAAGAGAAAAGGATAAATGGGACTGTGAAAGTAttattagtacatacagtaatatttataatcatccaaaattaatttctgaacCTAAGGTATACTGTTCAAGGATGACTGCTGTTCCTTTGCTTTACTTTAtttgatttttcatttttgtctcAAATTAGAATGTGTAAACATCTTTGTAGCACCCGCAAAAGATCAAAGTTGATCTAAGAACTGGTATaccaaaaaacattttagatggTTCCTCTGGGAAATTAACTGCTAAAACATTGGCTCAATTTGATCAGGAAAACGAAGACAATAAACCAATGTATCCGCGGTCTATCGCAGAAAGTATGAAATCTACCTTAAGTGCATTAAGCGTAAGACCCAAGAATGAAACCTCTACGGAAAGGAAGGAAAGGAAGAAAGCAGTTAAAGAATATAGAAAAGTAAAATTATCGCGATaattattttcatgtttcaCACAATACCAGACAAGAAATTAATCGCGATTATTTTCAGGAAAGGCGAATAGAACGGAAAGCAAATAGCGAAGCATTTAAAGAGGAAAAGAAACgtcaagaaaaaattttattaaacaataGGCAAAATATTCAAGGAAATAGAATACTATGATAAAATACATAGGCAAAATATTCATGGAAATAAGATacttaatattatatgtatatgtataaattctattatttctttcttttataaataataaatagtttGTATACCTCTAACACTACTCATTGCACATTACAtatgttatataaaatatattttatacgatttacACTGCTCGTATGAGCAACTACATCGAATTTAGGCTAATGTAAAATAATGATGATAATAGGATAGATtacagaaaaaaataaataggaaatttaaaaatttgtaacttTTGTAATTACGTACACATATGCAGTTTATTTTGATATTTCGTCTGCTTGAAATGTGTCATGAAATATAAGAAATAACAAAGAGCCAAGTTTATTTAATTACAAATGAATAGCATCGGTATTGTAACAATGAATATTTTACTCTCTGATATACTTGTTCATTCAAATGTTAAACAAGTTTACGACTACTATTGGCTTGGTATATTTATCTTGAGAATTAATGCCTTGATAGCCACGTGAGTATGTTGTACAGCGCCACCGTTTAAGGCGGGGCAAACAACGGAAACTCTAAAGTCATATGATCGATTTGTGATTCCTTTAGAACACAGCCATCTCTGTTCGTTGCAAAGATGGCCAGCCAGACGCAAGGTATTCAACAGCTTCTGGCAGCTGAAAAAAGGGCTGCGGAGAGAGTTGCAGAAGCTAGGAAACGTGAGTTTCTATTCAAGCATTATAAATCATGTTTTAACGGTCGATGTATTTTTGACACGGTAACACGGTAATAAATTTCTCTGTGACCCTGAGTTTAAATGGGTGTAACCTTTTAAATTCATCGAAAAGTGAATTGTTTTAACATACGTATAGCAAGATTACTCCTTTTGCTCGATGTATAAGTATATCGTTGATCAGTATTCTAGGATTAAAATGAACTAACCTTTGTCGATGTAACAACTAATTTAGGAAAATATGTTTGAAACCGTGTTATAAAAGTTACGATAAGCATGCGATGGGAATTAAGAAAACAGGcggtatgaaataaaatttgattttatttataataaaaattttactgtTAGGCAAGGCACGTAGATTGAAGGCAGGCGAAAGAAGAAGCACaggatgaaattgaaaagtatAGACAAGAACGAGAAAGACAATTTCGCGAATTCGAAGCAAAGGTGAGTGGTTTTTAATAGGTAAATAATTCTCGGTCGTTTagttaaaaaatgaataatttgaTTCCAAAGTTGTTTTATCGTACGCGCAATGTTATTCTCTTTTATTCTTATTTAGCACATGGATCGAAAGAATTCGTAGAAAGCACGTATAGAGAGCGATACAAAAGCAAAAACGGAAGAAATGAATCAGACTGTGGCCACGCACAAAGATAGCGTAAGTAAAagtaaaattaatagaaaaaaaaataacgatattCTCGCTGTTTAACATTTCTGGTACGTATACTTTTTATAATACAGGTCGTGCTCACAATCTTGGATTTGGTGTACAACATTAAACCCGAATTGCACAAGAATTACCGCTCTGAAATGTAAGCGAGGAAAAGCGTAccgattaattataaatattggcATCTTACGCTATAAATGTACATTaagtacttttattttatcatatcctAAAAcgtatatatcgttgttatgtTGTACTCGAAAAATGTGTATACCTTTTCATGGTAGATGGTGGTATCGAAATTATTAGAATTTTGTCTGCAGTTGCTACACGACAATAAATATAATTGTACCTATGCTGAGCTTTTACCACCGTATTGGAAAGTTTAAGGATTATCGTAGTGTAGCGTCACGGTAGCAGTATAGACGTATTAAACAAGTTATCGTCATTGTGATATATCAAGGCCTAGATATATTAGGATGACGTGTAAATGTTAAAACTTAGGGTGGTGGCAAAAGATTGTACATCGTTAAGCGTATATCGTTAGATGTCATTCCATAATTCTGCTGCATCGAGGACATAAAACGTGTCTTAAAAGATTCTGCGTACAACTTCCAAAGAATCACGCATAAGCTCCCAACCTGGTGGTTCTCGCGACGTTAtacacaatatacatatattatattcgttttgtttgaaacatttaaGCTTTGTTAAGTTATAGAGAAAAAGAAGTTATACCTCACGTGTAAACCCTGTTTCCGTATGCTGACTAATCTGTACAGTATTAATGTTCGAGAATAAAAACGAACGAAACGCAATTAATTTCTTGATACTCGAGGTCCCTTATCGTCTATCGAACGGTCATATTTCGCacggaaatgaaaaatttgctACTCTCTCTCTATATAGAGTAGTTAGGTAAATTGTTACGTAAAAGATTTTTAGTGGTATATTAGCGCGATATTTGCAGTGGTAATACTCGAGTTTATGAAACGCGTAAGAATGGAAATCTGTAGGACGTTGATACGCATGGATAGCGTAACCATGGCATATAGAGAAAAGATTCTTGTCGGAAAATATAacggaaagaaaaggaaaagaagaatCGGAAGGGTACGGTAAAATTGTGGCAATGCTAGTTTTCGAGCTTGTCAATCGCGTAATTTGTCGAGCGCAGACACGGGTTTCAGCGAAACGCGTGCAGCTGTAACGTAATTGGGCATTTCTGTTTACGTTTCTCGCAATTGGTTTAGAGTATGGAGGTAGAAAAAGAAACTATtttagagagagagggggaatcAGCTGTGTAAACCTAACCTTCCTTTGGTCGCGAGGGAGATGGCGGTTTGGGGGAGCAGTTGGTTGGGTGCGCGTAGTGCGTGTGTAATGTGCGTTCACCACACTAGCGCCACTCTATAGACATCGAGAGGTGATTCGATTTCGCGAACTAATGCTGGCAGCGCGAAGCAGTCAGTACGTGTGCCATTCTGCACCGAGAAATGGAAGCCGAGGAGGCGCGTTGGAGTAATACGAGCGCGAGCACGTTGCTAATGTACGAAGTCGCGTGTGAGGATGCTGTGACAGCTGTGCACGGGTACGCGTTTTAAATCTGTTATGATTAAGAACGTGTCGAGTAAAGCCGGTCGCCGACCAGCTGCGAATCCGAGCAAGAGATCGTTGTAAACGCGCGTGCCGAAAGTTGTGTGAACGTGCGTTTTGGTTTGTTGGTTTGTTACGCCTAGTCGAAATCGTGTTGCGAGTTTTACCGAGCAAAACGGTGCGTGTACGAACCTCATTGGATACAACTTGACAAGATGTGGTGTCTCGTTAGTCCAAGCTAATTCCGTCATCCTCGAGGTACAAGTCGACCCCAAAGCCATTGGTCAGGAGTGCCTGGAAAAGGTGAGTCATTCTGTTATTGCTTATCTTATTTGTTTATTGAACGAAAGGAGCATTGGATAAACCGTACGACAGGTCCGTTTCTCTAATCCACTCTCGGTAGCAAAACTTTTCCACGGCTTTTCCCAATTCGCACGATTTTTTTCCTTATTTCCTTTCCCGTCCTTTCCTTCTGCCCTATACGATTCCGGCAAGATGATCGACTccgagaagaaagaaaagaaaaataggtGGGAATTCGAGGAAATGGAAGAACGCGGAGGTAAAATTAACGATTGGATAAATGCGCATTCCCTGTTTCTCGTTGCCTCGTTAATCTTCACCGATGGTGTTTATTCTTTGGATGGTTTTTCTTTGCCTGGATGGTTAAATACAGGGTAGCGAAAGAGGATTAAAGATAGAAAAGGAGCAAGTTAAGAAGCATGTTTGCCCTAATTTTTTGCGCGGTCTAGCGTTCGGTGTAAACAATGAGAAAGGGAAGATTTCTCGGACGTAGAGGATGAATCGGTGATCGAAAGCGAATTTTCGCTTGGGTCCGCTGTGACTGGCGATAACCTCGAGCGGAGAGGTATTAGAGGGAGGGAAATTTGATGCAGGACAAACACGTACGGGCGATGCATGCCTATGTGCACGTAGGTATATCCGGGAAGGTGGCAGGCGACGGAAAGATTCGCGTGGCAGAGAAGGACGGTGTGGACGGTGCCTTACGGCTAGGTCGTAACTCACGTGCGCAACAGATGCCCCGAAAACATTCGGCTACTCTACTCTCTGGTGCAATTTGAAATTTCAGCATCTTGCCGGCGCCAGGCGTATCCCGGTTCTTCTTCCTCCATTTATTATCGCCGTTTCCCATCACGTTTCACCACGCGGTGATATTTAGAGTTAGAGCGGGTCTAGAGGAGGAGAGTGGCGATCAGCGTGTCGAAAGGCTTCCGCGTGGACTACTTATTTCCTCGTAATCACCTCGCGACCACCTCCGGTCGTTTCACCGGTACCGACGTGCCGCCTCTTCTTCGGTGTTTTTCCCTATTTATAGGCACCGATGGCCCCTCGCGGTTGGCCGAAAAAATCGGCCATTTTAAGCACCCTCGCGATTCAGCCAATCCTTCTTACCGTGCCGCCATCCATCGGTCACGGTCTCTCGTTATGTCGCGCTTTCAccattctttttaccgtttACCGACCCTCCAGGCAGATCGTAGCCGTGTCGCGCGATTCGTATCGAGGATAATCGGTGGGAAAGACGTTGGAAGCTTAGGAAGCGAAGCGAACGAGCTGCTGTCCCGTGCAAACCAGAGCCTAGATAGGACAGGTAGTCTTCCAGTGGCATGTTTACCTCTAATATCAATCCGTGGAGAGCACTCGACGATGATTACGGTGCAACCAAGTGGGGTCAAAGCCTAACTGGGTCGCAATTTCACCGAGCACCGTATTATTAGATGCTCGCTGTGTGCTCATCGACGAAATAAATTTTGGAGGATAGTCGAATAGGTATTTCTCGTCGAGCCTGTACGATTACGATTATTATCGTTCGCGCGGAGAGATGGAAATTCGGGCTTTCACGGGGGAATGAGCTCGGCTCGACGTAACGCGATGTAATAATACTTACGTCTATCTGGTTCGCGAGCTCGGCGGACCAAGAAAACCCGATCGTTGCGTTCTCACGGAGAAGTTACCGTGTATATACGCCGTGGTTGTTGCTGCTACTTTTGCCCGAACTGAAAGTTCATCGCCACGGTGCAAAGTAATCCGCCGGAGGAAGTTTCGGGAAAAATACACGGGCGACCAGCCACGGAAAACTTTTCCGGTTTTCCCTTTCCGGCTGACGGATCGGTAAAATTGGCCAAAAATCCGCTGCAGTTCCGAAATTCCCATTTTCCTCCTCTCGTTTA contains:
- the LOC143220848 gene encoding protein LTV1 homolog, which translates into the protein MYIIPKGKTKKFIDKKNSVTFHLVHRSQKDPLIADETAPQRVLVPVGDAQASKLERRKLDDNKRKKEQQKYGIYFDDDYDYLQHLKDVNSLTAEWERVDCTNSSKSNDQTNAPKINLPSSVFASNVEEKVGLLNKAAPVSGLQLDLDPDIVAAMDDDFDYDDPENELEDNFMELANKGNSDSDVIPEEYEQMSDVSSEGNMGLSDEEQDEVCSLNGPQYTFREEEMKSHFTEYSMSSSVIRRNEQLTLLDDKFEKMYAAYNENEIGALDCDDIEGYIAPNSDLVLQCAEEFKEQQNEDTDNVAQLMKDRMKILEKEYPSSEDENSLEDLIVDAREKDKWDCESIISTYSNIYNHPKLISEPKHPQKIKVDLRTGIPKNILDGSSGKLTAKTLAQFDQENEDNKPMYPRSIAESMKSTLSALSVRPKNETSTERKERKKAVKEYRKERRIERKANSEAFKEEKKRQEKILLNNRQNIQGNRIL